In Anaerolineae bacterium, the genomic stretch CAAAAAATTTGGCGACTTTACCGCCGTTAACAATATCAGTTTTGAAGTGCCGCGCGGCGAAATCTTTGGCTTTCTGGGGCCAAATGGCGCGGGCAAAACCACCACTATTCGCATGCTGCTTGGCTTGTTAACGCCCACCGCCGGTTCGGCCAAGGTTATTGGTTTTGACGTAGCCAAAGAAAGTGAGCGGCTGCGCAAACGCATTGGTTACATGAGCCAAAAGTTCAGC encodes the following:
- a CDS encoding ABC transporter ATP-binding protein, yielding MENEQPTTNHNGIAIEVNGLTKKFGDFTAVNNISFEVPRGEIFGFLGPNGAGKTTTIRMLLGLLTPTAGSAKVIGFDVAKESERLRKRIGYMSQKFSLYNDLTVEENLNFYGGVYGVRGRKLRERKKYILAMAGLTGRERELTK